From Plasmodium brasilianum strain Bolivian I chromosome 2, whole genome shotgun sequence, one genomic window encodes:
- a CDS encoding IMP1-like protein has translation MTDVKGAYLIFDNASNGSLFIVWKKEKVENALLYIRPTKPVAEFKFTSNSGKSELIRNLQSDKKLFFSGLCQFFKEAKDIKGVITLLPHFNDSFPIKVIPLKVNDPFDLEGVDAISVLPNGSSSLQVKTMKKDMFVCRGNAEGASLSF, from the exons ATGACAGATGTAAAGGGagcttatttaatttttgataaTGCGTCAAATGGatcattatttattgtatggaaaaaagagaaagtgGAAAATGCGTTACTGTACATAAGACCAACAAAGCCTGTTGCAGAGTTTAAATTTACAAGTAATAGTGGGAAGTCAGAATTAATTAGAAATTTACAA TCGGAcaaaaagttatttttttcagGTCTTTGCCAATTTTTCAAAGAGGCAAAGGACATAAAGGGAGTGATAACTTTGTTACCACATTTTAATGACTCATTCCcaataaaa GTAATACCACTAAAAGTTAATGATCCTTTTGATTTAGAAGGAGTTGATGCAATAAGCGTATTACCAAATGGTTCAAGTTCATTACAAGTTAAGACAATGAAGAAAGACATGTTTGTGTGTAGAGGAAATGCAGAAGGCGCTAGTCTTTCTTTTTAA
- a CDS encoding hypothetical protein (conserved Plasmodium protein) — MGRDIKEFYNLRRRNTEKKKERSSIVIRNTRNKITCNNGVLKTSASNFLDKNCKNKDGYNSCPLINSYKVKSQKKMNELKKDYVSCDEKCKSKDNGKPSEGTNNVNIDDKNNKNEYTTGEPRNIVDKNGKNKNKYSIFYVVKSYMSETYDKKEKINNHIHLASNKEYILMSKETKNDNEKFDINKYHLNNSENEYTCDVLNKNMCLRLCTSSNNNFSSKKCSTNSIVQNFNLNNVIREYKNNKMHKFYDNKNCNNKESDEYNYSVNENIINANLNAFGDDPYYIKKNSVSSMNNNKFNYMNNIYEHDEKMNEKYYNKTPVYMNKKNSIYHQFGKGIENLTNNLNSEQDDLPSAKNINTPNNLNILNEKTQIKRRNYISDENKTFYPKCCLNNFIDEKKKNLGMNFYHSKFINNKENFQLSNNTNYEDIRKKENRVIHNKNFNSKSHVQNTLYKYSHNDAQSKNNNVNGSSNGMNNGTNNSTNNRNNKIAEDTITPNSSGKPNNNDIKVNIPRSDLIKQASKNISCEYKFFNNVSMRIPYNNYEQEEKIGRGISNHSSSNNIYHENRYSDNYSNIHNIQKKSYSINHNCNRIYNGDDSYNDSNSDDEDNNDKDNSNGDDKNNSDANKDVRDGGKDSSDLDKDSIYGGKNNSDLDKDSIYGGKNNSDLDKDSIYGGKNNIDLDKDSIYGGKNNIDLDKDSIYGGKNNIDLDKDSIYGGKNNSDLDKDSIYGGKNNIDLDKDSIYGGKNNSDGDKDSSYGCKSSSGYDKRNSNYHNRSYYEGEHYRKNRTDERDYNEESVKQTMCYDERPLRNEVSNLYDEILNKHINSSDDIKNNFSSDEIEKKDHQNKCKEKNLYSSSNNITFPIHNLSNKNDVYHNWKKNNYHIFDSLNDIIHEVKKKSNLFLNNYKNKDITIENNVRKNKIYNNSFCSKNNINNLSTTLPPVYEDSNFKNSTNTTYVNSDVHEQQRASNHSATLRCASHSESRSNIYSPEKYNANFKCNMYRHNYSDDNSNRSSGNISGNIRGNSSRSSSGGSSCSRSDGSCGTSSNYNKKHNQIYSNSKYDDFHNEKNKNFVKCCSINNNNVKMQTIAPPSLHDINSNTNASNSIRILNSSDKSVKCNRKKTFEFINHHPPYPNIIEENNFEENFIKNVQNKIDSNLILLIKNEVNNYNTIPFNDRSKVKDKYFVDNHNQDDNLTNNEICDSLNKINKTKILHHMIDQDRRPMSILENSFINSNINLKKEVPKWDMNMPISNGLSGKSNLFKNRNILHRNSIHSIEKGNNYHIKQSDSAPGNFNYNMISQKNYVQKGEDKRTLFIMGNGSTNHNSLKCTAHENNYILLEDDKDEVNNTNSNTYEQIGVFRNKMSKNVNTNLTKYYKEQNCYECIEDSISFNNENTSEKESSSSNIRCSNNFSCDKDIKLDTYNCLYGSTPNKQLNTNNKANVLCLKRSNKDHLYIDINVHNNDFSNTPNDAVTATFSTVAATSYVPNGINACSNVKEGNGNNNFKDSSNSSSNVKCGGNSNSGSGSKDSCCAASINNNKNCGNSYLTRSKSCYDIQCNYSEHSIDSIYDGRRNEIYEYDSVMGRKKLKKQKRPKLIQISRKKRKTKSLNDIKINYSLSESKLMPEKKRKKKCIKGKSAKSSNIINDIISNIVNNNDENNDLLPLTNETLDQSFQKTKEELHPSNDSNVNSNCELSVISESTPRAALTEHSGTKLGDCTKINNVSMMDYYRNYDSVQSIKGDILKNEKFPFIFYDSNIRNLVIYYKDDYTDAIKSKYFSAQRFGHATAKKIALNFLRSLGINPDHLENNNVFSYEKDAKSKLFNMTVGKVNINKDENSNVNYIYDKKKRNVIVSWINKNKGYTFRKFSTQRFGFDVAVCLSIDFYKNLGGLKEEEEIRNYIDRINSSFKNIRILTSKKKKLFKNKVAKGEDFLDICTSSYENIYDCNNSSFFFLNNVRFNIENMKNQSMFNGVTVTTYKFQKYTNLFYITNQFYQILESKLKNIQNAEVKINKICYYDFFLNRTFYFLYLKCLENVKSIICDENIQNFIKMYEQVKNVNNLSYQKVQDRIISNYTNNHKTNYFQIIDHYCDSEIHKNYSNRNVNYFISKIDYYRDDDILMKGYYTSDDATIYEILFLSNDYKNVLDDEFYFTDPISNVNHNKLTPMDNTHKRMTRTKKYKNRKNFQNYHFYYNNKRKNMFIDYDNTNEGENEMQDDKKIFMRNKKKMTKYKKRNKNVIKRKNILISKKIPIMSNRKGKSLYEEYTQGGYEEGTNEGECERMNEEDNEEANKEINIQHNERDNFQINEIGNVQNSQKDNIQINEIGNVQNSQKNNIQINEEDNKTNCREINICMKKEGNKEACKDNSTCIGEEHSRVSRRGAKRGAYKKIRKKIGKRFGKGTKKRVSKRINKEINRESNKGTYRGVNKRVYKRSSKGTNKMASKMTSKMENKVTSKMASKDLNNISFLRKKKFASTNKNINSLLMKGRKYILCYNYMGKFQVKVFSADIYGAMTAQKKSVAFLQQVKKELKSDGKILYSDNNNKTAFEITNSLMKSVLLNPLEQQSCSLNNGDSIILTDPINTIVKKKRERKRKNPLVIVDQSYEKDLHCNQQIEDGYNNQRNWEQRYYSYKKEMEKARNASIQQYEANEMNAQNRSYKGHNDNYGIHISKQSSYLNSKINDSADDHIAHYIYESEHINKNESTNRVNNIQSTTLKASDGSFGESKIPDNCEQHDVDNLQNDLLCNTSCFQNKNSSTEDMYANTSFNGSFRNDLNENVYEAKDDKNISSNNVAETYYKINSFECTEEIVPKSYAKTYSFATEYEMNTTSVIREEKINSTIRSENEGEKEKKEFLNAKQNELNLVHVMNLDIHNGNSNNNSSNDKNSNGNYNDYGNCSGDDDSNGAARKDMNKLKGEKNIVEHVKKERINCPNSFNKLNPEQKIIKGYMTLRKEQGITPNVKRVYSLYDLYNKIINECDYTDFLSQGIIQKILKNKNERQNEDVLTHYHSKRLIIKNKKIENMKNDHIQNVKINKYKLINKEIERSCEYMGQGNLGNIMEVQNQRDTENKNNRKIMKFPSNQKGQGEKINKISTLYKTRNFYNDWSGLVKYYTSKGVVKIPKICVHKLARKKGYMKLTCIIYRGKGEFVSYFLERTNKKVNDKNIIKNENDDNTNANSFTPYKNNEKYIYTRFKSYKLGKTGSKEQNVQAHKKYFLREKQNNFI; from the coding sequence ctttTCTAGCAAAAAATGCAGCACCAATAGTATAGTTCAAAATTTCAACTTAAATAATGTTATCCgagaatataaaaacaataagaTGCACAAATTTTATGACAACAAGAATTGTAACAATAAGGAGAGTgatgaatataattatagtGTGAATGAAAATATCATCAATGCTAATTTAAACGCATTTGGAGATGATccttattatataaagaaaaatagcgTCAGTtctatgaataataataaattcaattatatgaataacaTTTATGAGCAcgatgaaaaaatgaatgaaaaatattacaataaaactcctgtatatatgaataagaaaaattctATATATCATCAATTTGGAAAAGGCATAGAAAACCTTACCAATAATTTAAACAGTGAACAAGATGATTTACCCTCTGCTAAAAATATCAACACTCCAAATAACCTTaacatattaaatgaaaaaactcaaataaaaagaagaaattatataagcGATGAAAACAAAACCTTTTATCCAAAATGTTGCCTCAACAATTTcatagatgaaaaaaaaaaaaatcttggtatgaatttttatcattcaaaatttattaataataaagaaaattttcaattGTCGAATAATACGAATTATGAAGATATAcgtaaaaaggaaaataggGTTATTCACAACAAAAATTTCAATAGTAAGTCACATGTACAGAACACTCTTTATAAGTACAGTCATAACGATGCtcaaagtaaaaataataatgttaatggCAGTAGCAATGGTATGAATAATGGTACTAATAATAGTacaaataatagaaataacaaaattgcGGAAGACACAATAACCCCTAACAGCAGTGGTAAACCGAACAATAATGACATCAAAGTGAACATACCTAGAAGTGATCTCATCAAACAAGCTTCGAAAAACATTAGTTgcgaatataaattttttaataatgtatCAATGCGTATACcgtataataattatgaacaggAGGAAAAAATAGGACGTGGCATTAGTAACCATAGtagcagtaataatatataccatGAGAACAGGTACAGTGACAATTACAGCAACATTCATAATATTCAGAAGAAGAGTTACTCCATTAATCATAATTGCAATAGAATCTATAATGGCGACGATAGTTACAATGATAGTAACAGTGATGATGAGGATAACAACGACAAAGATAACAGTAATGgagatgataaaaataacagcGACGCAAATAAAGACGTTAGGGATGGAGGTAAAGACAGTAGCGATTTAGATAAAGACAGTATCTATGGAGGTAAAAACAATAGCGATTTAGATAAAGACAGTATCTATGGAGGTAAAAACAATAGCGATTTAGATAAAGACAGTATCTATGGAGGTAAAAACAATATCGATTTAGATAAAGACAGTATCTATGGAGGTAAAAACAATATCGATTTAGATAAAGACAGTATCTATGGAGGTAAAAACAATATCGATTTAGATAAAGACAGTATCTATGGAGGTAAAAACAATAGCGATTTAGATAAAGACAGTATCTATGGAGGTAAAAACAATATCGATTTAGATAAAGACAGTATCTATGGAGGTAAAAACAATAGCGATGGGGATAAAGACAGTAGCTATGGTTGTAAAAGCAGTAGCGGATATGACAAAAGAAACAGTAATTATCATAATAGAAGTTACTATGAGGGGGAGCATTACAGAAAGAACAGAACTGACGAAAGAGACTATAACGAAGAATCAGTCAAGCAAACAATGTGTTATGATGAAAGGCCCCTTCGTAATGAAGTAAGTAATTTGTATGAtgaaattttgaataaacACATTAACAGTTCAGATGATATCAAAAATAACTTTTCTTCAGatgaaattgaaaaaaaagaccatcaaaataaatgtaaagaaaaaaatttatactcaagtagtaataatataacttttCCTATCCATAatttatcaaataaaaatgatgttTACCataattggaaaaaaaataattatcatatatttgaTTCGTTAAACGATATAATACATgaggttaaaaaaaaaagcaatttatttttaaataattataagaataaagATATAACAATTGAAAATAATGTACGAAAGAACAAAATTTACAATAACTCTTTCtgtagtaaaaataatatcaacAACCTTTCTACCACTCTTCCTCCAGTATATGAAGatagtaattttaaaaacagcACCAATACAACATATGTGAACAGTGATGTACATGAGCAACAAAGAGCTAGTAATCATTCAGCAACTTTAAGATGCGCTTCCCATTCGGAAAGTAGAAGTAATATTTACAGCccggaaaaatataatgctaACTTTAAGTGCAACATGTACAGGCATAATTACAGCGATGACAATAGTAACAGAAGCAGTGGTAATATTAGTGGTAATATTAGAGGTAATAGTAGCCGCAGTAGTAGCGGTGGTAGTAGTTGTAGTAGGAGCGATGGTAGTTGCGGCACTAGTagcaattataataaaaagcatAATCAAATATATTCGAATAGCAAATATGATGATTttcataatgaaaaaaataaaaattttgtaaaatgttGTAGTATCAACAATAACAACGTCAAAATGCAAACTATAGCTCCACCATCCTTACATGATATTAATTCAAATACAAATGCTAGTAACTCTATTCGTATTCTTAATTCGTCCGACAAAAGTGTAAAATGTAATAGGAAAAAAACTTTTGAGTTTATCAATCATCACCCCCCTTATCCAAATATtatagaagaaaataatttcgaagaaaattttataaaaaatgtacagaATAAAATAGATAGTAATTTGAttctattaataaaaaatgaagtaaataattataatactaTTCCTTTCAATGACCGTTCAAAggtaaaagataaatattttgttgaCAATCATAACCAAGATGataatttaacaaataacGAAATATGCGATAgtttgaataaaataaataaaactaagATTCTACATCATATGATAGATCAAGATAGAAGACCTATGTCAATTTTGGAAAACTCTTTTATTAACTCAAACATTAatctaaaaaaagaagtaccCAAATGGGATATGAACATGCCTATATCAAATGGTTTAAGTGGAAAAAgtaatttattcaaaaatagaaatatattacataggAATAGTATTCATAGTatagaaaaaggaaataattaCCATATCAAACAGAGTGATAGTGCACCAggtaattttaattataatatgatatcacaaaaaaattatgtacaaaaGGGTGAAGACAAGAGAACGTTATTCATTATGGGAAATGGTAGTACAAATCACAACTCTCTAAAATGCACTGcacatgaaaataattatattttattagaaGATGATAAGGATGAAgtaaataatactaattcaaatacatatgaacaaattGGTGTTTTTAGAAACAAAATGtctaaaaatgtaaataccAATTTAACTAAATACTACAAGGAACAAAATTGCTATGAATGCATAGAGGATTCAATAtcatttaataatgaaaacacCAGTGAAAAGGAAAGTAGTTCGTCTAATATAAGATgcagtaataatttttcatgtGATAAAGACATTAAGCTTGACACGTATAATTGCTTATATGGATCAACTCCAAACAAAcaattaaatacaaataacaAGGCAAATGTTCTTTGCTTAAAGAGGTCGAATAAGGATCATTTGTATATTGACATTAATGTGCATAATAATGATTTTAGCAATACCCCCAATGATGCTGTCACTGCTACTTTTTCCACAGTTGCTGCTACTTCTTACGTTCCGAATGGTATTAATGCTTGCAGCAATGTAAAAGAAGgaaatggaaataataacTTCAAAGACAGCAGTAACAGCAGCAGTAATGTCAAATGCGGCGGTAACAGTAACAGTGGCAGCGGAAGTAAAGATTCATGTTGTGCTGCTTctataaataacaataaaaactGTGGAAATAGCTACCTTACAAGGAGCAAATCATGCTATGATATTCAGTGCAATTATTCGGAACATAGTATTGACTCTATATACGATGGAAGAAGgaatgaaatatatgaatatgacTCAGTAatgggaagaaaaaaattgaaaaagcaaaaaagacCAAAGCTGATACAAATATCaagaaaaaaacgaaaaacgAAGTCCCTAAacgatataaaaattaattattcattaaGTGAAAGCAAGCTGATgccagaaaaaaaaagaaaaaaaaaatgcattaagGGGAAGAGTGCAAAAAGTAGTAACATCATTAATGACATCATCAGCAATATCGTCAACAacaatgatgaaaataatgatcTTCTTCCTTTAACTAATGAAACATTGGATCAGTCATTTCAAAAAACAAAGGAAGAACTTCATCCTAGTAATGATTCAAATGTTAACTCAAACTGTGAGTTATCTGTAATAAGTGAATCTACACCAAGAGCAGCGTTGACAGAACATAGTGGAACCAAGTTAGGGGATTGtactaaaataaataatgtaagTATGATGGATTACTATAGGAATTATGATTCGGTTCAAAGTATTAAAGgggatatattaaaaaatgaaaagttcCCATTCATATTTTACGATTCTAATATTCGTAAtttagtaatatattataaggaTGATTATACTGATGCgattaaaagtaaatatttttcagcTCAACGATTTGGACATGCAACAGCCAAAAAAATTGCTTTAAACTTTTTAAGATCCTTAGGAATTAATCCGGATCAtttggaaaataataatgtcttttcatatgaaaaagatgcaaaaagtaaattatttaatatgacCGTAGGAaaggtaaatataaataaagacgAAAATTCTaatgttaattatatatatgataagaaaaaaagaaatgtcATTGTTTCATggattaacaaaaataaaggatATACTTTCAGGAAATTTTCGACTCAGAGATTTGGTTTTGATGTTGCCGTATGTCTATCTAttgatttttataaaaatttgggaggtttaaaagaagaagaagaaatacGAAATTATATTGATAGAATTAATTctagttttaaaaatattagaattctaacaagtaaaaaaaaaaaactttttaaaaataaggtaGCAAAGGGTGAAGACTTTTTAGACATATGCACAAGTagttatgaaaatatatatgattgcAATAActcatccttttttttcctaaataATGTGAGgtttaatatagaaaatatgaaaaatcaaAGTATGTTTAATGGAGTTACAGTTACTACTTACAAATTTCAGAAATATACAaatctattttatataactaatcaattttatcaaatcctggaaagtaaattaaaaaatattcaaaatgctgaagttaaaataaataagatttGTTATtacgatttttttttaaatagaaccttttattttttatatttaaaatgtttagaAAATGTTAAATCAATTATATGTGatgaaaatattcaaaattttatcaaGATGTATGAACAGGTTAAGAATGTTAATAATCTATCTTATCAAAAAGTGCAAGATAGAATTATTAGTAATTACACTAATAATCACAAAACGAActattttcaaattattgACCATTATTGTGATAGTGagatacataaaaattatagcaATAGaaatgttaattattttattagtaaGATAGACTATTATAGAGATgatgatatattaatgaaaggATACTACACGTCTGATGATGCTAcaatttatgaaattttgTTCCTATCAAATGattacaaaaatgtattagatgatgaattttattttacagaCCCTATCAGTAATGTAAATCACAACAAATTAACTCCAATGGACAATACACACAAAAGAATGACAAGaacaaaaaagtataaaaataggaaaaactTTCagaattatcatttttattacaataataaaaggaaaaatatgttcATTGATTATGACAATACAAATGAGGGAGAAAATGAGATGCAGGATGACAAGAAAATATTcatgagaaataaaaaaaaaatgacgaaatacaaaaaaaggaataaaaatgttattaaaaggaaaaatatccttatatcaaaaaaaattcctaTCATGAGTAacagaaaaggaaaaagccTTTATGAGGAGTACACGCAAGGGGGATATGAAGAAGGGACTAATGAGGGGGAATGTGAACGGATGAACGAAGAAGACAATGAAGAAGCCAATAAAGAGATTAACATTCAGCATAACGAAAGAGACAATTTTCAGATTAACGAAATTGGCAATGTTCAGAATAGCCAAAAGGACAACATTCAGATTAACGAAATTGGCAATGTTCAGAATAGCCAAAAGAACAACATTCAGATTAATGAAGAGgacaataaaacaaattgcAGAGAAATCAACATCTGCATGAAAAAAGAGGGCAATAAAGAAGCCTGTAAGGATAACAGTACATGTATTGGTGAAGAGCACAGTAGAGTAAGTCGTAGAGGAGCTAAGAGGGGAgcctataaaaaaataagaaaaaaaataggcaAAAGGTTTGGTAAAGGAACCAAAAAGCGGGTAAGTAAACGGATCAATAAAGAGATAAACCGAGAATCCAATAAGGGGACCTATAGAGGGGTCAATAAAAGGGTTTATAAAAGATCCAGCAAAGGGACGAACAAAATGGCAAGCAAAATGACAAGTAAAATGGAAAACAAAGTGACAAGCAAAATGGCAAGCAAAGATCTAAACaacatttcctttttaagaaaaaaaaagttcgcATCaacgaataaaaatataaacagttTACTTATGAAAGGAAGgaagtatatattatgttataattaCATGGGAAAATTTCAGGTTAAAGTATTTAGCGCAGATATATATGGGGCTATGACAGCGCAGAAAAAATCTGTTGCATTTTTACAACAAGTTAAAAAGGAACTTAAAAGTGatggaaaaattttatatagtgATAACAACAACAAAACAGCATTCGAAATAACAAACTCATTGATGAAATCTGTTCTATTAAATCCGTTAGAACAACAATCCTGCTCACTAAACAACGGTGATAGTATAATTCTTACTGATCCTATTAATACAATTGTGAAGAAGAAAAGAGAaaggaagagaaaaaatcCATTGGTAATAGTTGATCAAAGCTATGAAAAAGATTTACATTGTAATCAACAAATTGAAGATGGATATAACAACCAGAGAAACTGGGAACAAAGATACTATTCGTATAAGAAAGAAATGGAGAAAGCGAGAAATGCCAGTATACAGCAATATGAAGCAAACGAAATGAATGCGCAAAATAGGAGTTACAAAGGCCATAATGATAATTATGGCATACACATTTCTAAACAAAGCAGTTACCTAAATAGCAAAATTAATGACTCTGCGGATGATCACATTgctcattatatttatgagaGTGAGCATATTAATAAGAATGAGTCAACAAATAGAGTTAACAATATTCAAAGCACGACGTTAAAAGCTAGCGATGGTTCCTTTGGTGAAAGCAAAATTCCTGACAATTGTGAACAGCATGATGTAGACAACTTGCAAAATGATCTATTGTGTAACACTAGCtgttttcaaaataaaaacagtTCAACAGAGGATATGTATGCAAACACTTCGTTTAATGGATCCTTTAGAAATGacttaaatgaaaatgtatatGAAGCAAAGGACgacaaaaatatttcttcaaATAACGTTGCGGAAACGTACTATAAGATAAACAGTTTTGAATGTACAGAAGAGATAGTACCCAAAAGTTATGCGAAAACATACAGCTTTGCAACAGAATATGAAATGAATACCACTTCAGTTAtcagagaagaaaaaataaacagcACTATAAGGAGTGAAAATGAAggtgaaaaagaaaaaaaggaattccTCAATGCAAAGCAAAATGAATTGAACCTGGTTCATGTAATGAATCTTGACATTCATAAtggtaatagtaacaataatagtagcAACGACAAGAACAGTAACGGTAACTACAACGATTACGGCAACTGCAGTGGTGACGATGACAGTAACGGTGCGGCAAGAAAAGATATGAACAAGTTAAAGGGCGAGAAAAATATAGTGGAACAtgttaaaaaggaaagaataaACTGCCCAAAtagttttaataaattaaacccagaacaaaaaataattaaaggaTATATGACCTTAAGGAAGGAACAAGGAATAACACCAAATGTAAAAAGAGTATACTCACTGTACGATTTATACAATAAGATTATTAACGAATGTGACTACACTGATTTTTTATCACAAGGTATCATACAAAAAATACTGAAAAACAAGAATGAAAGACAAAATGAAGATGTTCTTACACATTATCATAGTAAACggttaattataaaaaataagaaaatagaaaatatgaaaaacgATCATATACaaaatgtgaaaataaataagtacaaattaataaataaggaaataGAGAGAAGCTGTGAATACATGGGACAAGGTAATTTGGGAAATATAATGGAAGTACAAAATCAAAGAGACACAGAGAATAAAAACaacagaaaaataatgaaatttcCTTCGAATCAAAAAGGACaaggagaaaaaattaacaagaTTAGCACTTTATATAAAACgcgtaatttttataatgacTGGAGTGGACTAGTCAAATATTATACATCAAAAGGTGTGGTTAAAATACCCaaaatatgtgtacataaattAGCTAGGAAAAAAGGCTATATGAAACTAACCTGCATAATTTATAGAGGAAAAGGAGAATTTGTTTCCTACTTCTTagaaagaacaaataaaaaagttaatgataagaacataataaaaaatgaaaatgacgACAATACAAACGCTAATTCATTTACACCTTATAAgaacaatgaaaaatatatctacaCCAGATTTAAAAGTTATAAACTCGGTAAAACGGGATCGAAGGAACAAAATGTTCAAGCacataaaaagtattttttaagagaaaagcaaaataatttcatttaa